Part of the Flavobacterium alkalisoli genome is shown below.
TGACTTACTTCTCTATTCTTTTCCACGCTGTAGACGGAATAGTGCTTACAGTGCAAAACAAAAAGGCAAGGCCTGTAGGCTATGTTAAGAACAGTGCTTCAAGCAACACTATCTGGGCTTCAAGAAACATGGCTGTTTTAGGTACCCTAATCCTTGTTTTCATTGTTACTCACATGACAAACTTTTGGGCGGTAATGCATTTTGATAAGAAAATGCCTTTACAAACCGTAACTATCGAGTCTGAAGTTATGCCAGGTATGCCTCCGCAAACTCAGGAAATGTTTGTAACTGTAGAAGGTTCTTACATACCGGTTGCTGCTGTAGAGCAGGGTATGATTTCTATCCAGAACAGGACTGAAGTTTACAGAACAGACAATAATCTTAAAATAGCTCACCTTTACAAAGACCTTTATAAAATTACTGTAGAGTTCTTTAAAGATGCTAAATGGGGATTAATCGCAACTATACTTTATGTATTCTCTATGCTGGTTTTAGCATTCCACCTTTACCACGGTTTTGGTAGTGCATTCCAGTCTCTTGGATTAAACAATCCAAAATACAACCTATTGATTAAAAATTTCGGAAAAGCGTTTGCTATAATAGTACCACTGTTGTTTGCCGTAATTCCGGTTTATATTCACTTTTTTCTAAAATAAATCAACATCAATACTATGAAGTTAGATTCTAAAATACCAGAAGGGCATATATCAGAAAAATGGACTAAATACAAAGACCATTTAAAGCTGGTTGCTCCAAACAACCGACCTAAAATTGATGTAATTGTTGTAGGAACAGGTCTTGCGGGAGCTTCTGCTGCTGCTTCACTTGGTGAAATGGGCTACAACGTAAAAGCTTTCTGTTTTCAGGATTCTCCACGCCGTGCACACTCAATCGCTGCACAGGGTGGTATTAATGCTGCTAAAAATTATCAAAACGACGGTGACAGTGTTTACAGGTTGTTTTACGATACAATTAAAGGAGGAGACTACAGGGCTCGTGAAGCAAACGTTCACCGCCTTGCCGAAGTTTCAGGAAATATTATAGACCAGTGTGTGGCTCAGGGTGTTCCGTTTGCACGTGATTACGGCGGACTTCTTGATAACCGTTCATTTGGTGGTACTCAGGTACAACGTACTTTTTATGCTGCAGGGCAAACAGGTCAGCAGCTTTTATTAGGTGCTTACTCTGCGCTTTCAAGACAGGTTGGTCTTGGTCGTGTTGAAATGTACAACCGCCACGAGATGCTTGACATCGTAAAAGTAGATGGTAAAGCTCGTGGTATCATTGCACGTAACCTTATTACAGGTGCAATTGAAAGACATTCTGCTCACGCGGTAATTATCGCATCGGGTGGTTATGGTAACGTATACTTCCTTTCTACAAATGCAATGGGAAGTAACGTAACTGCAGCCTGGAAGATCCACAAAAAAGGAGCTTACTTCGCTAACCCTTGTTATGTACAGATTCACCCAACATGTATACCGGTTCACGGAACAAACCAGTCTAAGCTTACGCTTATGTCTGAGTCACTTCGTAACTCAGGACGTATTTGGGTTCCTAAAAAGATAGAAGATGCTGAGGCTATCCGTGCAGGTAAATTAAAACCGACACAGATTGCTGAAGAAGACAGAGATTACTTCCTTGAAAGAAGATATCCTGCGTTTGGTAACCTTGTACCTCGCGACGTTGCATCGAGAGCTGCAAAAGAGCGTTGTGATGCCGGTTTTGGTATTGAGGCAAACGATACAAACGAAGGTGTTTACCTTGATTTCTCTTCAGAGATTATCAGTAAAGGTAAGCAGGCAGCTTATGCTTCAGGTAATCACCACCCTTCAGATGAAGAAGTAATTAAGCTTGGTAAAGCATGGTTAGAGGAGAAATATGGTAACCTTTTCCAGATGTACCAACAGATTACTGATGAGAACCCGTATGAAACCCCAATGAAAATCTATCCAGCGGTACACTATACCATGGGTGGTGTTTGGGTTGATTATAACCTACAAAGTTCAATTCCGGGATGTTTTGTTGCCGGTGAGGCAAACTTCTCAGATCACGGAGCTAACCGCTTAGGAGCTTCTGCACTTATGCAGGGTCTTGCTGATGGTTATTTTGTAATTCCTTACACTGTTTCTGATTATCTTGCAAACGATATCCGTACAGGTAAGATTTCTACAGACCTTCCTGAATTCGTTGAGGCTGAAAATGCTGTTAAAGCTCAGATTGACGGATTCCTTAATAATAACGGTACTAAATCGGTAGATCACTTCCACAAACGCCTTGGTAACATTATGTGGAACAAGGTAGGTATGGCTCGTAACGAGCAGGGCCTAAAAGAAGCGATTGCTGAGATTGATGCGCTTAGAGCTGAATTCCATAAGGATGTTTACGTTCCGGGATCTGCTAATGAGCTTAACCCTGAGCTTGAAAAAGCTATTCGTGTTGCCGACTTTATGGAACTGGGTCAGCTTATGGCTATGGATGCACTACAGCGTAAAGAGTCTTGTGGTGGTCACTTTAGAGAAGAATATCAGGATTCTGAAGGTGAAACACTTCGTGACGACGTTAACTTTAATTTCGTAGGTGCCTGGGAATATGGTGGCAGCGATATTAATGCAGAGACACTTCATAAAGAAGTTCTTAACTATGAGTATATTAAAATTGCCGCAAGGAACTACAAATAAAATTCAACAGAAATGGCTTCAAAATCTATCAATATAAACCTTAAAATCTG
Proteins encoded:
- a CDS encoding succinate dehydrogenase cytochrome b subunit; the encoded protein is MAKSALLKSSLAKKYWMALTGLFLCLFLIGHLLGNLQLLSTGKDAALNFNKYALFMTTNPAVKLLSYLTYFSILFHAVDGIVLTVQNKKARPVGYVKNSASSNTIWASRNMAVLGTLILVFIVTHMTNFWAVMHFDKKMPLQTVTIESEVMPGMPPQTQEMFVTVEGSYIPVAAVEQGMISIQNRTEVYRTDNNLKIAHLYKDLYKITVEFFKDAKWGLIATILYVFSMLVLAFHLYHGFGSAFQSLGLNNPKYNLLIKNFGKAFAIIVPLLFAVIPVYIHFFLK
- a CDS encoding fumarate reductase/succinate dehydrogenase flavoprotein subunit; protein product: MKLDSKIPEGHISEKWTKYKDHLKLVAPNNRPKIDVIVVGTGLAGASAAASLGEMGYNVKAFCFQDSPRRAHSIAAQGGINAAKNYQNDGDSVYRLFYDTIKGGDYRAREANVHRLAEVSGNIIDQCVAQGVPFARDYGGLLDNRSFGGTQVQRTFYAAGQTGQQLLLGAYSALSRQVGLGRVEMYNRHEMLDIVKVDGKARGIIARNLITGAIERHSAHAVIIASGGYGNVYFLSTNAMGSNVTAAWKIHKKGAYFANPCYVQIHPTCIPVHGTNQSKLTLMSESLRNSGRIWVPKKIEDAEAIRAGKLKPTQIAEEDRDYFLERRYPAFGNLVPRDVASRAAKERCDAGFGIEANDTNEGVYLDFSSEIISKGKQAAYASGNHHPSDEEVIKLGKAWLEEKYGNLFQMYQQITDENPYETPMKIYPAVHYTMGGVWVDYNLQSSIPGCFVAGEANFSDHGANRLGASALMQGLADGYFVIPYTVSDYLANDIRTGKISTDLPEFVEAENAVKAQIDGFLNNNGTKSVDHFHKRLGNIMWNKVGMARNEQGLKEAIAEIDALRAEFHKDVYVPGSANELNPELEKAIRVADFMELGQLMAMDALQRKESCGGHFREEYQDSEGETLRDDVNFNFVGAWEYGGSDINAETLHKEVLNYEYIKIAARNYK